AGACAACGTCACCGGTTTTCAGGTCAAGCGCTACGATACGTGCATCAAGTGTGCCGAAGTAGATCTTGTCGCCATAGATGGCGCCACCGCGGTTGATCACGTCACAGCACGGCAGAATGCCTTCGGGCAGGCGTGCGTCGTATTGCCAGATCTCTTCGCCGGTCTCGACGTCAATCGCGTACAGACGTGAATACGAACCGGTCACATACATGATGCCGTCATAGATCAGCGGTTGGGTTTCCTGCCCGCGCTGCTTTTCGCCACCCATCGAAAAGGACCAAGCCGGAACCAGGTACTTAACGTTTTCTTTGTTGACCTTGTCGAGCGGGCTAAAGCGCTGTTGATGACGCCCCATCCCGTTGCTTACGATCTGTGTGGTGATGTTTTGATCGTTGGCGATGTCCTCTTCAGTCACACCCGCGATCGACGCCGTCGCAGCGATCAGTGTCGCTGACGTCGCCAGTAGTAATTTCTTCATCGTGTCCTCCCATTCCGAGACGACAGAAACTCCAGATTCCTGTCGCACAAAAAGGTCGCGGAAACTCGGCGTGAAAGGTATTGCCAATTGGTCGTATAGAAGATGCGACCCCTGTTTGCATACGCTCCTTACAAACAGGGAGGACTGTTATGTTCGGATTCAAGAAGGCCGCGTTCAGCGCGGCAATTGCCTGTGTCGCACAGGTGGCGTTGGCAGCAGACTTGCCAGTCATCAAGCTTGGTGCCTTGTCGTTTGGCACGGTGAACTGGGAACTCGACACAATCAAACACAATGGCCTTGATGAAGCGAATGGCTTTACGCTTGAAGTTGTTCCGATGGGGGGCGGCAACGCATCTGATATTGCCTTTCTTGGGGGCGAGATCGACGTCATGGTGTCCGATGTGGTGTGGGCTGCGCGGCAGCGCGCCGAAGGTCGCGACGTGCAGTTCATTCCATATTCTACGGCCGTTGGCGGCATTATGGTGAAACCAGAAAGTGGCATCACCGACCTTGCGGGTTTGCAAGGTAAGAAAGTGGGTATTGCTGGGGGGCCGCTCGACAAAAGCTGGCTGATCCTGAAGGCTTACGCCGAGAAGACAAGCGGACTTGATCTGGAAGCGATCACGAAACAAGAGTTCGGCGCACCGCCCCTAATGTTTAAATCTGCACTGACCGGCGAAGTCGATGCGGTGATCAACTTCTGGCACTTCCAAGCAAAGGCCAAGGCCGCCGGTCTGGTCGAGATCATCTCGGTCCAAGAGGCCGCCGAAACCCTTGGTTTGAACCCGGCGACACCTTTGTTGGGCTACATCGTGAACGGCGACATGGACCCGAAACTGTCCGAAGCTCTTTACACCGCGTCGCGCGCAGCCAAGGACATTTTGCGTAGCGATGCTGCTGCGTGGGATGTTGTTCGCCCGCGCATGAAACCCAAGAACGAAGCTCAGTTCGAGGCGCTTAAGGCCGGTTTTATTGCAGGGATCCCTGCTGGAACCGAAATTGACTCCAACGCGGTCCAGGACATGCTGGAGCTCATGGGTGAACTTGGTGGTGAAGACCTTGTCGGCAAAGCCACATCTCTTCCAGCCGGACTGTTCATCGGAAGCTGACGCAGACAATGCACCGGAACACGGGCATACGTATCTTTTCCTTAGGGCTGTTCCTGCTTTTCTGGCACAGCCTTTCGGTCTGGCTGGGGGATCCGCAGGTTCTGCCGTCGCCCGCTCAGGTATCCAACGAGATGAGCGTGCTGTGGCATCAAGGCAAGCTGCAGGAAAACCTTGCCGCTACTGGCTGGCGAGTCGCAGCTGCGTTCGGGTTGGCGATGATCATTGGCGGGGTCTTGGGCTATGCCATGGGCCGGTCGGATACTGTGGATGCTTGGCTTGATCCTTGGCTGATCATATTCCTGAACCTGCCTGCGCTTGTCTTGATCGTCCTGTGTTACCTCTGGGTGGGATTGAATGAGTTCGCGGCGGTTCTAGCCGTCACTCTCAGCAAAGTGCCTATGACCACTACGATTATCCGCGAAGGTTCGCGAAACGCGTCATCTGCGCTGCGGGACCTGGCAAGCGTCTATCGGCTTTCTTTGCTGACTAGGCTTCGCCACATCGTTTTGCCCGAACTGTTTCCACACATCGTTTCTGCAGCAAGAACCGGGTTTTCGGTCATCTGGAAGATCGTGTTGGTGGTCGAGTTTCTGGGGCGGCCAAACGGGATCGGGCGGCAGATCCACACGCAGTTCTCTTTGTTCGATGTCACAGGGGTTCTGGCCTATGCGCTCAGCTTCGTTATCTGCATCCTGTTCATAGAATTTGCGATCATGCAGCCTAGCGAAAAGCGGGTCGGGAGGTGGCGTGTCGATGCTGAAGCTTGACCTTCATCGCAAATCCTTCGCTGGTCACACCGTTCTGGAGGATGTTCATCTGGAGATCAAAGCAGGTGATCGGATCGCTGTGTTTGGTCCATCGGGTGTCGGCAAGACCACCTTGCTTAGAATTATTGCTGGGCTCGACAAGCGGTTTGTCGGGACGCGTGAGGCACCTGATGAAATTGCGCTCATGTTCCAGAACCCGACCTTACTTGAATGGCGCACGACCAAGGAAAATCTTCAGATCTTTCATCCCAACGCGGAAGAAACAGACATACAAGAGGCCCTGTCCCAAGTCGGTTTGCAAGACAAGGCGGATCACTTTCCGCGTCAGCTTTCTGTGGGGCAACAGCGGCGCTTGGCATTGGCGCGTTGCTTTCTGACACCAACGCCTCTGGTGCTGCTGGACGAGCCATTTGCCTCGCTTGATCAGAACCTGCGGCAAGAGATGCTGGCGCTGACCCGCGCGTTTCTGGACAAAACCGGAAGTGCGCTGGTTCTTGTGACCCATGCTCGGGACGAGGCGGAAGCTCTTGGGGCTGAAACCTATGAGTTGCGGAACGTCACCCAGACCGGCGCAGAGGTTGCCGCGCTGTGACCACGTTCGGCATCATCCACGGCCTGCTCCGCGCCACCTTAGCAGTGGTTTTTCTGGCAATAGGTGTTCAATGGGCGGCGGCTGATCTGGTCGACGATGCCGAGCTTCGGGATGCTGTGATCGCGCCCTATAGCTTGGGCGAACCAACAGACATCGACGGCGTGTGGGAGCTGCTAAACGGCAGCGGCGCGCGCGGAGGTTATGTCATTCAATCCGAAGCCATATCGCCTCTTCCCGGCTTCTCGGGGGCGGCGATCAATATCATGGTGCTGTTGGACATGGATGGCGGCTTCATCGACGTGAAACTGCTTAATCAAAGCGAACCAATTTTTGTGTCCGGTCTGGGCGAAGCACCATTTCGGCAATTCCTTGAACAATACCGCGGCCTGTCCATCAACACCCCAATCACCATTGGCACCAACTATGGGTCTGGCGGTGGTGGATCACTGGTCTATCTGGATGGCGTCACCAAAGCGACGGCGTCGGTGAGGATCGCACATGAAAGCATCATGGCCGCCGCGCGCGAGGTTGCACGCGAGAAGCTGAAAGGTATCGCGCGTCCACAAGAGAAAGTGGTGGCGAAACCGGACCAAGGCCTTTCATTCACGTGGCAGGAGCTGGTGGATCAGGGGCTGGCGCGGCATGTGTTGGCCACGCATGGCGAAGTGCGGTCCGAGTTTGCTGGCACGATCTGGCAAAGCGATGATCCCTATCCTGATGCGGAAGACAGCGACCCCTTCATTGATCTGTGGATTGTGGATGTTACTGCGCCTTCGGTCGCGCGCGCGGTCATGGGGGACCGCATGCTGCGCGATTGGCAACGGTTGGGGAAAATCTCACCCGATGATCAAACTTTGCTGCTGATCGAAGCAGGGGATCACGGCTTGGTACCAGATGACTTTGTCAGGAACACCGCGCCGTCCTGGATCGAAGCGACCCAAGACGCGTTCCCGGTGTCAGTTATGGATGCAGATCTTCTGATCGACCTGAAATCAGACCTCCCAGATGGGAAGGCCATGGTGCTGCGGTTAGATCGCCGCTTGGGGTTCAACCCGGTAAGGGATTGGCAGCTATCCTTGCTGGCCATTCGCCAACACGGGATGCTTCAGCCGGAGCTAGGACAGGCGCGTTTCAGTTGGACCGTCCGGGCTGACGACCGGTTCTTTGAGGTGCTGACGCCGCCCAAACCACTATCTCCTTTCGAAAGCTCAGTATTGAACCGCCGCGCGGACCTGTTGTCGCTTGGGGCTTTCCTTGCGCTGATTTTCACGATCATGGTGTTCAATCGTCGTTTCGTGCAACGCGCTGACTACCAGCTGATCCGCTATGGCGCGCTGGGCGTCACACTGGGATTTGTCGGCTGGTGGGGCCAGGGGCAACTTTCGATCCTGACACCGATTGCGACCCTGTCTGCGGCCCTTGCCGGAAAGTCCCTAAGCTTCCTGCTTTACGATCCGTTTTCACTGATGATCTGGATAGCCGCGATCATCGGGTTCTTCATCTGGGGCCGCGCGCTTTTTTGTGGCTGGCTGTGCCCCTTCGGTGCGATGCAGGAAATCATCGGGGCCATCGCCAAACGTCTAGGGGTGCGGCAATTGACGGTCTCGGGCATCTGGGACCGACGTTTGAAGCTCCTGAAATACGTTGTGCTGGCTGGTCTGGTCGTGACGTTGTTCTATCGCCCAGAACACGTCGAAACCGCCGCCGAGGTCGAACCCTTCAAGACGGCCATCTCAGTCTTCTTCCAGCGCGAGTGGTACTACGTGTTCTATGCCGTGATCTGCCTGCTTGCGTCGGCGATCGTGTTCAAAGCCTATTGCCGTTACCTCTGCCCCCTTGGTGCGCTTATGGCAATCGGCGGCTGGTTGCGTCTGACCCCTTGGATCGCGCGCCGGGCGGAATGTGGATCACCCTGCCAACTGTGCAAGGTCAAATGCGAATACAAGGCCATCAAACCGTCGGGCAAGATCGACTATTCCGAATGCTTTGGCTGCCTTGATTGCGTCGACATCTATGAAGACCGCAACAAGTGCGTGCCCCTGATTGTGACCGACAAGAAACGGGCGCGGGCGTCATGATGCACCGAAGAAATGTTATCAAACTTGGAGCCGCAGCGCTGGGGGCATTGGCCCTGACGCGGTACACTCCAAGCCGACGCGAATGGCGTGGGCGTGGCTTTGGTGCAGATCTGTCGGTGGTGTTTCACGATCATGACGAAGGGTACAAAAGAACCTTCGCCGCCATAGAAAAAGAAGCTGAGCGACTTGAACACATGTTCAGCCTTTTCCGCCCAAACTCGGCGATCTCGCGATTAAATCGGGACGGAGTCCTGCACAGCCCACCCGAAGATCTGGTTGCGTTGCTGCAGGTATCCAAAGTGGCCTGGACAGAGACCGGCGGGGTGTTCGACCCAACCGTTCAATCGGTCTGGAAAGGCAGGCACGCGCGGCCAAGCTCTATCGCCGGTTTCGATACGATCGACGTTGGGCACGACCTTATCCGGTTCGAAAAACCGGGCACTGCCCTGACGCTCAATGGCATCGCGCAGGGATATGCGAGCGATCAATTGTCTCGTCTCTTGCAGCACCGGGGACATGCGGCACATCTGGTCAACCTCGGAGAGTTCGCAGCTGGCGACGGTGATTGGCGATTGGGCATCGAGAATGGTGATGCGCACCGTTTGACACATACGGATCTCAGCAATCTGGGGCTTGCAACCAGCGCGCCGGACGCGATGAGACGCGCCAATGGACAGGCCCATATCGTGCATCCTTTCGGAAAGACACCGGTTTGGAAAACCGTCACGGTACAGGCCAAGAACTCGGCGCTTGCAGATGCGTATTCAACGGCCTTCACACTAATCCCTCGCCCGAAGATCGAAGCAATGGATCTGGGTGCGATGGGCATTGCGACGGTCTGGCTGGAAAGCCCAAGCGGAGCGGTGATCCGGCTGGGCTAGCGCCTAGTAATCCGGGGCCGCGTGGCTAACGCCGTACTTCTCGAAAATCGCGGTGATCCGTCCGTCCGCAAGCGCATCTGCAATCGCGTAATCAGCAGCATAGGACAGCTCTCGGAAATTGTGACGCACGGCAACCCCAAGCGTCCATGTGTCGAGCGCGAAGTTCACAAGCGGCGGCGTGGCCACCGCAATGTCATCGCTTTGGTCCAGATGTTCCAAGATACTTTTCACACCCATGACGGCGTCAACTTCGCCGGTTCCCATGGCTGCGAAGGCATCCTCGTGTTCGGGATAGTGGCGAATGTTCGAAAGCAACATCCCGCCGTTGAAGTTCGACAGGTAGAAATCCGAGATCGTGTGGTTTTCGACGCCCACTTTGTGGAAGCGATAATAGGGCGTTGTCGGAGGATCATCGGGGAACACATCGATGCGATAGGCCGTCGCCAGCGTCTCGTTGAAATACTGACCGTTGAGCACAACCAATTCGTTGCGACACTGCAAATCCTTGCTGTAGGGCACGTGCATCATGATGTTTGACACCTGCCCGCCGATCAATGGACCCTTCCAGATCTGATTGCGCAGGTCTGCATCTACGTTCTCGTCAGCCGCGATGAAGTTGAAACGCGCCTCGACACCGATATCCTCGGCGATGATGCGCGCAATCTCGATATCAATGCCTTTGGGTTTGCCGGCGGCCTCCCAGGAAAACGGCGCAAAATCTTCGTAGACAGCGAAAGTCAGATAGCCGCGCTCGAGGATCGTGTCGAAATCCTGTCCGACGTCGATCCGTGTGTCCGACCGTTTCGGGATCACATCCCCATACCCTTTGGCCAAATCTTCACATCTTGCCAAGGCGTGCTGAGCGGTGCCGGCCAGAAGGCCGAGCACCAATGCGATATGGATGCCAAAACGCAAAACGGTCAATGTGCCGCTGACAGGCCGATGGTCAGAAGCTCGGCAGCTTTTGCGAAGCTGGCGGCGCTGCCATCAAGCGCAATTGCTGCGCGGGATACTGCAGATTCAGCGACCGGCGCGTCGGAGCCGGTTTCCGCAGAGGCGTTGATGTCGGACAGTTCAGTCCGAAGTGCGGCCACTTCATCGCCAAGGGACGCTACATCAATACCACCCTCGACCTCGCTTGCGCGGTCTTTCAAAAGATCGCGAATTGCAGACAGGCGTGTCTGATAGTCGTCAAAAGCACCGTCATCAGGGCGAGTTTCAACGTAGGTACGGATGGCCCATGCGGCCTCCTGACCCAGAAGATCTCCGAAGGCGGGCATCTTGGTGATCCCGTTCTGGGTCATGCCATAGCGGAAACGCTCGAGATACCATTCGTCACCATCCCAGTCCGCGCTGAGATAGCGCAGGTCCGGGGCAAGCCCGCCGGAAACGACTTCCAAACCATGACAACGTGCGCAGTTCTGGTTGTAGCCCGATGCGCCGATATCAATAGCGGCTTGCCAGTCCTCGCTCGCTGGGTCGCGCCACGGGTTTTCTTCAAGCCATTCCTCACCAAGATCGGGAAGGCCAGCCGTGTCCACCGCCTGCGGGGCAACGTCACCATGGGCAAAGGCTGCGGCAGCGGCCAACACGAACGGCGGCACAAGCAACTTCTTCGAGAGTTTCATCACGTCTCCTCCAAACTTTTGAAGCTTTGTAATTGGGTTGCTGCGACGGCTCTATTCGACCTTGGTCCAACTTCTCGAAAACCGCTGCGTCAGACAGAATGCCTCTTGGGAGGTCTTGATGAATAGCATCATGAAATTGTGCCTGTGCGCGCTGGCGATCTGCGTGCTTTCGACCGGTGCCCGGGCGACTGAGGCCTTGCGGGACATTTCGGTTCTGTATCTGAGGATTGCGACCCCGGAACGACCGGTCTTGTCAAATCTAGACCCGATCCCCAATGACCTCGGTCTTGCTGGGGCAAAGCTTGCTGTCGCTGACAACAACACGACAGGTGGTTTCATGGGGTATAAGTTTTCCATGGACATCGTCGATTTGGAGGAAGGCGATATTGTCGGTGCGCGTGATGTGCTGCAGTCAAGCAAAGCCCCGTTTGTGATATTGGATATGAGCGCCAAGGAAATGCTTGATCTGGCCGACGGGACTGGGCCGCGTCTTTTCTTCAACGTGCGGTCTTATGATGACAACCTTCGCAATACGGACTGCCGCGCAAACTTGCTTCACACTCTACCTAGCTATGCGATGCGCGCGGATGCATTCATGCAGTTTGTGTTGAAGAAACGCTGGGACAAACTGGCGCTTGTCACAGGGCACTCTGAAGAAGACATCAAGTTTGCCGACGCGCTGCGCAACTCATCCCGCAAGTTCGGTATGAGTTTTTTGAACGAAGAGCCGTGGGTCTTGGATGGGGATCTGCGCAGACAAGCAGGGGCAGAAGTGCCTTTGCTGACGCAGAAGCTAGGCGATCACGATGTGCTGTTCGTGGCGGATGAGCACAATGATTTCGCACGGTATCTTGCCTATAACACTTGGCTACCTCGGCCCATTCTTGGCGGTGACGGTCTGCGCACGACCGGCTGGTCACGTGTGAATGAACAATGGGGCGCGGCACAGCTGCAAAGCCGGTTTCAGGACCTCGCAGGACGCGACATGCAAGATGTTGACTATGCCGCATGGGCCGCGTTGCGCGCCGTGGACGAAGCGCAGCTTAGAACGAACTTCGCGGATATTGATGGCATTAGGTCCTATTTGCTCGATGGAATCGAACTGGCCGGGTTCAAAGGGCGCCCGCTGTCGTTTCGCGACTGGAACGGTCAGATGCGCCAACCTGTGGGGCTGACACATGCCTCGGCTCTTGTTGCGATGGCACCTCTTGAGGGGTTTTTGCACGCCAGAAATGAGTTGGACAGTCTGGGTGCTGACGCGCCTAACAGCCAATGCACCGCCTTTGGAGAATAGAATAATGAAACTTAAGACTTGTCTGGCGGCATTGATCGCTTTCACGCCTGCCGCCGCGTTTAGTGATGAAATCTGGGTGTCGAACGAAAAAAGCGACACGGTCTCGGTGATCGATGTCGATACGTTGGAGGTCGTTAAGGAATACGAGGTCGGCGAACGTCCCCGCGGCATCCTATTTTCGAAGGACTTCAAATATCTCTACATTTGCGCGTCGGATTCTGACGCGGTTCAGGTGTTGGATGTCGAGGCTGGCAAAATCATTCATGATCTCCCGTCCGGCGAAGACCCAGAGCAATTTGCACTGCACCCAAATGGTAAGCGGCTTTATATCGCCAACGAAGACGACGCGGTGACCACCGTTGTGGACACGGAAACCCATCACGTCATCGCACAGATCAACGTGGGGGTCGAACCTGAAGGCATGGCAGTCAGCCCGGATGGAAAGACGACGATCACGACCTCGGAAACCACAAACATGGCGCATTGGATCGATACGGAAACCAACAGCATCTACGCCAACACTCTGGTCGATGCCCGCCCGCGCCATGCAGAATTCACCACCGATGGATCGAAGCTTTGGATCAGCTCGGAGATCGGTGGGACTGTGGCTGTGTTCAACACGTCCGATCAAAGCCAAATCGCCAAGATCGACTTTAAAATAACGGGCGTGCATCCTGACAAGATACAACCGGTTGGGGTCGAGCTGAACGCGGACAACAGCCGCGCCTACGTGGCGCTTGGCCC
The Aliiroseovarius pelagivivens DNA segment above includes these coding regions:
- a CDS encoding 4Fe-4S binding protein, whose protein sequence is MTTFGIIHGLLRATLAVVFLAIGVQWAAADLVDDAELRDAVIAPYSLGEPTDIDGVWELLNGSGARGGYVIQSEAISPLPGFSGAAINIMVLLDMDGGFIDVKLLNQSEPIFVSGLGEAPFRQFLEQYRGLSINTPITIGTNYGSGGGGSLVYLDGVTKATASVRIAHESIMAAAREVAREKLKGIARPQEKVVAKPDQGLSFTWQELVDQGLARHVLATHGEVRSEFAGTIWQSDDPYPDAEDSDPFIDLWIVDVTAPSVARAVMGDRMLRDWQRLGKISPDDQTLLLIEAGDHGLVPDDFVRNTAPSWIEATQDAFPVSVMDADLLIDLKSDLPDGKAMVLRLDRRLGFNPVRDWQLSLLAIRQHGMLQPELGQARFSWTVRADDRFFEVLTPPKPLSPFESSVLNRRADLLSLGAFLALIFTIMVFNRRFVQRADYQLIRYGALGVTLGFVGWWGQGQLSILTPIATLSAALAGKSLSFLLYDPFSLMIWIAAIIGFFIWGRALFCGWLCPFGAMQEIIGAIAKRLGVRQLTVSGIWDRRLKLLKYVVLAGLVVTLFYRPEHVETAAEVEPFKTAISVFFQREWYYVFYAVICLLASAIVFKAYCRYLCPLGALMAIGGWLRLTPWIARRAECGSPCQLCKVKCEYKAIKPSGKIDYSECFGCLDCVDIYEDRNKCVPLIVTDKKRARAS
- a CDS encoding ABC transporter substrate-binding protein; protein product: MFGFKKAAFSAAIACVAQVALAADLPVIKLGALSFGTVNWELDTIKHNGLDEANGFTLEVVPMGGGNASDIAFLGGEIDVMVSDVVWAARQRAEGRDVQFIPYSTAVGGIMVKPESGITDLAGLQGKKVGIAGGPLDKSWLILKAYAEKTSGLDLEAITKQEFGAPPLMFKSALTGEVDAVINFWHFQAKAKAAGLVEIISVQEAAETLGLNPATPLLGYIVNGDMDPKLSEALYTASRAAKDILRSDAAAWDVVRPRMKPKNEAQFEALKAGFIAGIPAGTEIDSNAVQDMLELMGELGGEDLVGKATSLPAGLFIGS
- the pedF gene encoding cytochrome c-550 PedF, with amino-acid sequence MKLSKKLLVPPFVLAAAAAFAHGDVAPQAVDTAGLPDLGEEWLEENPWRDPASEDWQAAIDIGASGYNQNCARCHGLEVVSGGLAPDLRYLSADWDGDEWYLERFRYGMTQNGITKMPAFGDLLGQEAAWAIRTYVETRPDDGAFDDYQTRLSAIRDLLKDRASEVEGGIDVASLGDEVAALRTELSDINASAETGSDAPVAESAVSRAAIALDGSAASFAKAAELLTIGLSAAH
- a CDS encoding FAD:protein FMN transferase, whose translation is MHRRNVIKLGAAALGALALTRYTPSRREWRGRGFGADLSVVFHDHDEGYKRTFAAIEKEAERLEHMFSLFRPNSAISRLNRDGVLHSPPEDLVALLQVSKVAWTETGGVFDPTVQSVWKGRHARPSSIAGFDTIDVGHDLIRFEKPGTALTLNGIAQGYASDQLSRLLQHRGHAAHLVNLGEFAAGDGDWRLGIENGDAHRLTHTDLSNLGLATSAPDAMRRANGQAHIVHPFGKTPVWKTVTVQAKNSALADAYSTAFTLIPRPKIEAMDLGAMGIATVWLESPSGAVIRLG
- a CDS encoding ATP-binding cassette domain-containing protein, coding for MLKLDLHRKSFAGHTVLEDVHLEIKAGDRIAVFGPSGVGKTTLLRIIAGLDKRFVGTREAPDEIALMFQNPTLLEWRTTKENLQIFHPNAEETDIQEALSQVGLQDKADHFPRQLSVGQQRRLALARCFLTPTPLVLLDEPFASLDQNLRQEMLALTRAFLDKTGSALVLVTHARDEAEALGAETYELRNVTQTGAEVAAL
- a CDS encoding ABC transporter permease, giving the protein MHRNTGIRIFSLGLFLLFWHSLSVWLGDPQVLPSPAQVSNEMSVLWHQGKLQENLAATGWRVAAAFGLAMIIGGVLGYAMGRSDTVDAWLDPWLIIFLNLPALVLIVLCYLWVGLNEFAAVLAVTLSKVPMTTTIIREGSRNASSALRDLASVYRLSLLTRLRHIVLPELFPHIVSAARTGFSVIWKIVLVVEFLGRPNGIGRQIHTQFSLFDVTGVLAYALSFVICILFIEFAIMQPSEKRVGRWRVDAEA
- a CDS encoding ABC transporter substrate-binding protein, whose translation is MNSIMKLCLCALAICVLSTGARATEALRDISVLYLRIATPERPVLSNLDPIPNDLGLAGAKLAVADNNTTGGFMGYKFSMDIVDLEEGDIVGARDVLQSSKAPFVILDMSAKEMLDLADGTGPRLFFNVRSYDDNLRNTDCRANLLHTLPSYAMRADAFMQFVLKKRWDKLALVTGHSEEDIKFADALRNSSRKFGMSFLNEEPWVLDGDLRRQAGAEVPLLTQKLGDHDVLFVADEHNDFARYLAYNTWLPRPILGGDGLRTTGWSRVNEQWGAAQLQSRFQDLAGRDMQDVDYAAWAALRAVDEAQLRTNFADIDGIRSYLLDGIELAGFKGRPLSFRDWNGQMRQPVGLTHASALVAMAPLEGFLHARNELDSLGADAPNSQCTAFGE
- a CDS encoding YVTN family beta-propeller repeat protein; this translates as MKLKTCLAALIAFTPAAAFSDEIWVSNEKSDTVSVIDVDTLEVVKEYEVGERPRGILFSKDFKYLYICASDSDAVQVLDVEAGKIIHDLPSGEDPEQFALHPNGKRLYIANEDDAVTTVVDTETHHVIAQINVGVEPEGMAVSPDGKTTITTSETTNMAHWIDTETNSIYANTLVDARPRHAEFTTDGSKLWISSEIGGTVAVFNTSDQSQIAKIDFKITGVHPDKIQPVGVELNADNSRAYVALGPSNHVAVVDTATYEVLDYILVGRRVWHMAFSPDGTKLFTTNGVSGDVSVVDLSTNKAIKSIKVGRFPWGAVARPTS
- a CDS encoding substrate-binding periplasmic protein, with translation MRFGIHIALVLGLLAGTAQHALARCEDLAKGYGDVIPKRSDTRIDVGQDFDTILERGYLTFAVYEDFAPFSWEAAGKPKGIDIEIARIIAEDIGVEARFNFIAADENVDADLRNQIWKGPLIGGQVSNIMMHVPYSKDLQCRNELVVLNGQYFNETLATAYRIDVFPDDPPTTPYYRFHKVGVENHTISDFYLSNFNGGMLLSNIRHYPEHEDAFAAMGTGEVDAVMGVKSILEHLDQSDDIAVATPPLVNFALDTWTLGVAVRHNFRELSYAADYAIADALADGRITAIFEKYGVSHAAPDY